The following are encoded together in the Candidatus Chromulinivoraceae bacterium genome:
- a CDS encoding reverse transcriptase family protein — translation MFLNNSLNFILNKIHARREFTDEYVASSTQHEYFKQISNRKSDGTLRMIYEPKTDEHSGLYKSIYEGLKEYQPQLHDAVHGFRSGFSNVTNASQHLSANHLFNIDIENFYAQINDIDVLAVLLGLGANTEVATYLSKLCTIDGVLPQGFNTSPDIANHHLSALDAALSEYALERDITYTRYVDDMSFSSEGQIEASEICDIVESFGLPLAQTKRKYQKRGANQYVTGLTVFDSERPRIGKKYKRRIRLELHVISKVGIAAFTARLHELPDQPQDEGEAEKWNEVLNELADKKLSQLKGRLDYINGVEPLVAQKMYPIYEEIIADRKKNSKS, via the coding sequence ATGTTTTTAAACAATAGTCTTAATTTTATTCTAAACAAAATTCATGCTCGTCGTGAATTTACCGATGAGTATGTTGCGTCTTCAACTCAACATGAGTATTTCAAACAGATAAGCAATCGTAAGTCCGACGGCACACTCCGTATGATCTACGAGCCAAAAACAGATGAGCATTCGGGTTTATACAAATCCATTTATGAAGGTCTGAAGGAATATCAGCCACAGCTTCATGATGCTGTACATGGTTTTAGGAGCGGCTTTTCTAATGTGACTAACGCATCCCAGCACTTGTCTGCTAATCATCTTTTTAACATAGACATCGAAAACTTCTATGCTCAAATAAATGACATTGACGTATTGGCTGTTTTACTTGGCTTAGGCGCAAATACGGAAGTTGCAACTTATTTGTCAAAGCTATGTACAATTGACGGCGTATTACCTCAAGGTTTTAATACTAGTCCTGATATAGCGAACCACCATTTGAGTGCATTAGACGCCGCACTTTCCGAGTACGCACTTGAGCGAGATATTACCTACACCAGATATGTTGATGATATGTCTTTTTCTTCCGAGGGTCAGATTGAAGCAAGCGAAATATGTGACATCGTTGAAAGCTTCGGGCTTCCGTTAGCTCAAACCAAGCGTAAATATCAGAAACGTGGAGCTAATCAATACGTAACAGGGTTAACTGTATTTGATAGTGAAAGACCAAGGATTGGCAAGAAGTACAAACGAAGAATACGTCTAGAGCTTCATGTCATTAGTAAAGTAGGTATTGCAGCCTTCACCGCTAGGCTACACGAACTACCCGACCAACCTCAGGACGAGGGGGAGGCTGAAAAATGGAATGAAGTTCTGAATGAGCTTGCAGATAAAAAGCTTTCACAACTTAAAGGCAGGCTGGACTATATTAATGGCGTAGAACCCCTCGTTGCGCAGAAGATGTACCCTATTTACGAAGAAATAATAGCAGACAGAAAAAAGAACTCTAAAAGCTAG